DNA from Salvelinus alpinus chromosome 17, SLU_Salpinus.1, whole genome shotgun sequence:
AACCGCGATATTTCTTGGAAAGGAGCATCATCAGTATTTGCGAatagaccatgttctgataggtaGATAAGTAACTGTGGAGActagaccatgttctgataggtaGATAAGTAACTGTGGAGActagaccatgttctgataggtaGATAAGTAACTGTGGAGActagaccatgttctgataggtaGATAAGTAACTGTGGAGAatagaccatgttctgataggtaGATAGGTAATGTGGAGTGgaccatgttctgataggtaGACTGagaccatgttctgataggtagactagaccatgttctgataggtaGATAAGTAACTGTGGAGACTAGACCATGTTCTGATTGGTAGATAAGTAACTGTGGAGActagaccatgttctgataggtaGATGAGTAACTGTGGAGAATATACCATGTTCTGATAGGTAGATAAGTAACTGTGGAGAatagaccatgttctgataggtaGATAAGTAACTGTGGAGActagaccatgttctgataggtaGATAACTAACTGTGGAGAatagaccatgttctgataggtaGATAAGTAACTGTGGAGAatagaccatgttctgataggtaGATAAGTAACTGTGAAGCCTAGACCATGTTCTGGCGGGTAGATAAGCAACTGTGGAGAatagaccatgttctgataggtaGATAAGTAACTGTGGAGActagaccatgttctgataggtaGATAAGTAACTGTGGAGAatagaccatgttctgataggtaGATAAGTAACTGTGGAGAatagaccatgttctgataggtaGATAAGTAACTGTGGAGACTAGACCATGTTCTGATAAGTAGATAAGTAACTGTGGAGActagaccatgttctgataggtaGATAAGTAACTGTGGAGActagaccatgttctgataggtaGATAAGTAACTGTGGAGACGagaccatgttctgataggtaGATAAGTAACTGTGGAGActagaccatgttctgataggtaGATAAGTAGCTGTGGAGActagaccatgttctgataggtaGATAAGTAACTGTGGAGActagaccatgttctgataggtaGATAAGTAGCTGTGGAGActagaccatgttctgataggtaGATAAGTAACTGTGGAGACTAGACCATGTTCTGGAGGGTAGATAAGTACATGTGGAGActagaccatgttctgataggtaGATAAGTAACTGTGGAGACTATACCATGTTCTGGTAGATAGATAAGTAACTGTGGAGActagaccatgttctgataggtaGATAAGTGACTGTGGAGAATAGACCATGTTCTGGAGGGTAGATAAGTAACTGTGGAGAATAGGCCATGTTCTGGAAGGTAGATAAGTAACTGTGGAGAATAGATCATGTTCTGGAGGGTAAATAAGTAGCTGTGGCGACTAGACCATGTTCTGGAGGGTAGATAAGTAACTGTGGAGAatagaccatgttctgataggtaGACAAGTAAATGTGGAGACTAGACCATGTTCTAAGAGAGaataaataaagtaaataagTATGTGAAAGTGAACAGACTTTACATAGTCATAATTCCATGCTTGGGGCCCTCCCTGCTGGGGCCCTCCCTACTGGGACCCCCCTATCCCCGACTCCAAGAGCTGGGTGTTCTGGGCCTTCCTCAGGCTGAATGTCATTATCAGGATGGAATATATGACATATTACTGTTACTCTATGCTGTCCCGTTCCAGGAGCCCCTGATGGAGGAGTACAGCATCGCTGCTCAGGTGTGGAAGCTCAGCTCCTGTGACATGTGTGAGCTGGCCAGGAACAGTGTTCTGATGAGCGGTTTCTCCCATAAGGTACTACTGCCTTATCTTTAACCACCGGATTATCAAGTTTCTACATTATTTACTTGAGCATCTATTCCCTATTAGCCTGTTCCTACTGTTAGCCTGGTCCTACTGTTAGCCTGTTACTACTGTTAGCCTGTTACTACTGTTAGCCTGTTCCTACTGTTAGCTTGTTCCTACTGTTAGCCTGTTCTTACTGTTAGCCTGTTCCTACTGTTAGCCTGTTCCTACTGTAAGCCTGTTCCTACTGTTAGCTTGTTCCTACTGTTAGCCTGTTCCTACTGTTAGCTTGTTCCTACTGTAAGCCTGTTCCTACTGTTAGCCTGTTCCTACTGTTAGCCTGTTCCTACTGTTAGCTTGTTACTACTGTTAGCATGTTCCTACTGTTAGCATGTTCCTACTGTTAGCATGTTCCTACTGTTAGCCTGTTCCTACTGTTAGCCTGTTCCTACTGTTAGCCTGTTCCTACTGTTAGCCTGTTCCTACTTTTAGCCTGTTCCTACTGTTAGCCTGTTCCTAAGGCTATGTGCATGTTTGAGATTGACAGACTTTGCTTAGGTCTGTTCAGATCAACAGATCTTCGTAATGCATGCAACCAATCAATgtatctctaacacacacactactattTCCCACGGTCACACGTGATCTGTTTGGAGGAAACCTCGTTTATCACCTGACAAGTTACAGTACTTTTCCTCAATCCACTTTCTGTCCTCAGGTGAAGAGTTACTGGCTGGGCCCTCACTACATCAAGGAGGGGCAGGAGGGAAACGACATCCGACGCACCAACGTCCCCGACATCCGTGTGGCGTACCGTTACGAGACCATGTGTGAAGAACTCAACCTCATCACCCAGGCCATCCGCACAGACGAGCTGGAGGCCATCACAGAAGAGGAAGGGACTTTGTGTATGGGGCCTGtctaggggggagagaggaggggagtctATGGGGCCCGTGTAGGGTAAGAGGAGGGGCAGAGAGGAGGGCGGTCTGTCCATGGGGCCTAtctagggggagagaggaggggagtctATGGGGCCTGTGTAGGGTAAGAGGAGGGGCAGAGAGGAGGGCTGTCTGTCCATGGGGCCTAtctagggggagagaggaggggagtctATGGGGCCTGTGTAGGGTAAGAGGAGGGGCAGAGAGGAGGGCAGTCTGTCTATGAGGCCTGtctagggggagagaggaggggcagagagGAAAGAGGTCTGTCCATGAGGCCTGtctagggggagagaggagggacagagaggagggaggtctGTCTATGAGGCCTGtctagggggagagaggagggacagagagaagggaggtCTGTCTATGAGGCCTGtctagggggagagaggagggacagagagaagggaggtCTGTCTATGAGGCCTGtctagggggagagaggagggacagagagaagggaggtCTGTCTATGAGGCCTGtctagggggagagaggagggacagagaggaggtgagtcTATGTATGGGCTCATCCttggctctggcatcttccccaatatttggaaccaaggactgatcacctcaatccacaaaagtggagacaaatttgaccccaataactaccgtggaatatgtgtcaacagcaaccttgagaaaaaactctgcattatcattaacagcagactagttcatttcctcagtgaagacaacgtactgagcaaatgtcaaattggcttttatcaaattaccgtacgaccgaccacgtattcaccctgcacaccctaattgacaaacaaacatggggcCTGTCTagggggagaaaaggagggacagagaggaggggagtctGTGTATGGAGCCTGTCTATGGGGAGAGacgagggaggaggaagaggaaggaggagtAACAAGGAGGAGGGCAACCTGCATATGGGACAGGTGTAGGAAGGAAGAGGGCAACCTGCATATGGGACAGGTGTaggaaggaagaggaaggaggagtAACAGGAAGGAGGCGGCAGGGCCGTAACTACAAATGAGGACACAGAGgtccaatatacagtatatttacagtatattatatttacagtacatttactgtatattatatttacagtatatttacagtatattatatttacagtatattatatttacagtatattatatttacagtaccagtcaaaagtttagacacacctgctcattcaaggtttttttatttttttaaactattttctacattgtagaataatagtgaagacagaaaaactatgaaataacacatatggaatcatgtagtaaccaaaaaagtgtttaaacaaatcaaaatctattttatatttgagattcttcaaagtagccacactttgccttgataacagcttggcattctttcaaccagcttctgccaagaaggagagtaacggagtgctgcatcaaatgacctggaaagaaaagcagcaaacaagtgctcagcatatgtgggaactccttcaagacttttggaaaagcattccgggtgaagctggttgagggaatgccaagtgtgtgcaaagcagtcatcaaggcaaagggttttatttcctgggtgggggggggggggggggagtccctTCCCGACCTCTCTAGAGCTTaaaccctggttacggccctgggaggaggagcatggaagaggagggaggaggaggagcatggaagaggagggaggaggaggagcagggaagaggagggaggaggaggagcatggaagaggagggaggaggaggagcagggaagaggagggaggaggaagagcagggaagaggaggaggaggagcagggaagaggagggaagaggagggaggagggagagcagggaggagtgggaggaagaggaaggaggaggaggaggagcagggaagagtggggggaagaggagggaggaggaggcacaggggagaggaggaaggaagagcagggaagaggagagggaagaggacagaCCTCAGTCCTGAGGAACCAAGAGTGTTGCAAGAGACCATATCATTCACTTCATACTGTATCCTTTCAAATCTCTCCATATTCAAGCCCATTGTCAGGACAGAGTAGagaatagtttgttttgtttttttgagaCATGGAAGAGATCTGGGCAATGCAATATTAGAGAACAAACCTATTCCTGTCTGTCAAAATGACATGTTTTTGATTAAGATTGTTTTTGCGCTATCTGATATTGTGACTTTCCATTGTATCTTTGATTTCATCATTCTTACTGTCCAACCTTTCCTTGTCACTGTGATATCATTTCTGAATTTATTTATTTGCGAGTGAATATAGGCTACATATTATTTAGAATGTAAAAAATGTCTGGCAGTATTTAATAAAACAACTACATATTTCTGGCAATATTTCTTATGCCTTTATGGTTTTATACTAGCCTGGTGAattccagtctgtttgtgctaacattccactcATTGCCACTTCTTGTCATATCAAACAACATGTACAAATGAGTGGAACGTTAGCACAAAACAGGTTCTGGATTTCAGGCTAGTTTTACATCTGGGTGGCATAAATACCTTTTACTGGAGCTGCTGCTTAACTTATCTTTTGTCTCAGATTCATCCTGACAATAGACTTTTATTATAGTGACTGTATCCTATCTTATCATGTAATTTCATTGCGTACGATGTCACTCTGTGAACTCTCTATCTGACCTCGGATCAGTTTTCCTGCATAGCCTACAATACAAAATAAAGCTCCAAGTTTGGAATCGTCAACTAGATGGAGATACTGCATCACGTTTCATATCTGTTTTTACAATCAATAATACCTGATAGATTTGTCTGTGTTTCCATAAAACGTATGTCCCAAAATGAAGGGTGAACACACTCATCCTAGTTTTGTATCACCAGTAGTGACGTACAGTGGCTTCATTATGGTCTCTTTTTCGACTTGCGTGCCCAAGGTAAACTAACGTCACACCTCAGACTGGATGGATGACTGGTATTTGCATTTACTTTCCCAATAACTGTGGACTGAAAAGCCGTCTGACTTGGTTCAATATGTGCTGTTGATTTATAGttggtgtttgtttgtttgtttgtttgattaTCTCGTAAATAAATTTCTCTACAACGCAGGAATTCATTGCAGTTGTTGAAGTGTGTGATTCATTTCGAAACTTCTATTCCATCAATtaagcctcacgtagcaaattagcaattgcatttttttgttgaccaaattctacactctctcattgacctccatacaaaattCCTCACTTCATGGTCTCATTTTTGTGGAAGTAAAgtctctcgcttcgcctcttcctctcagaCTGTTTGAGgaaattgttatttatttaactaggcaagtcagtttaagaacaaattcttatttacaatgacggcctaccctggccaaactgtaacccggacgacgctaggttAGGGTATGCAGTTACCCATAACACAGCACTGGGGGCCTGAGGCTATATTGTAATGCAGCATTATTTCTAGGATTACTCTCAAATTAGCTTTTTTAAATTCATAGATGCTGTACTGCTGTACTTTTGCCTAGATTATTTCCAGCAGCAGGTGTACTCGCATTCTGTATGTAAACAAGACAGCCAGGTGTTCTGAGGACAGCAATTAGTCATTTatgtgaataaaaaaaaaattaagtcaaATTTTGTCCCAACTAATAGACTTTAGACATGTAGAAATACAACTGCATTAGGTAGTTTATATGTAGTCCTTGATCATCTCTACATTCCATTACATCACACTGGTAGTTTACATGTAGCCCTTGATCATCTCTACATTCCATTACATCACACAGGTAGTTTATATGTAGCCCTTGATCATCTCTACATTCCATTACATCACACAGGTAGTTTATATGTAGCCCTTGATCATCTCTGCATTCCATTACATCACACAGGTAGTTTATATGTAGCCCTTGATCATCTCTACATTCCATTACATCACACAGGTAGTTTATATGTAGCCCTTGATCATCTCTGCATTCCATTACATCACACAGGTAGTTTATATGTAGCCCTTGATCATCTCTGCATTCCATTACATCACACAGGTAGTTTATATGTAGCCCTTGATCATTTCTGCTTCCATTACATCACACAGGTAGTTTATATGTAGCCCTTGATCATCTCTGCATTCCATTACATCACACAGGTAGTTTATATGTAGCCCTTGATCATTTCTGCTTCCATTACATCACACAGGTAGTTTATATGTAGCCCTTGATCATCTCTGTATTCCATTACATCACACAGGTAGTTTATATGTAGCCCTTGATCATCTCTACATTCCATTACATCACACAGGTAGTTTATATGTAGTCCTTGATCATCTCTACATTCCATTACATCACACAGGTAGTTTATATGTAGCCCTTGATCATCTCTGCATTCCATTACATCACACAGGTAGTTTATATGTAGTCCTTGATCATCTCTGCATTCCATTCCATCACACAGGTAGTTTATATGTAGTCCTTGATCATCTCTGCATTCCATTCCATCACACAGGTAGTTTATATGTAGTCCTTGATCATCTCTACATTCCATTACATCACACAGGTAGTTTATATGTAGTCCTTGATCATCTCTGCATTCCATTACATCACATAAGTAGTTTATATGTAGTCCTTGATCATCTCTGCATTCCATTACATCACACAGGTAGTTTATATGTAGTCCTTGATCATCTCTACATTCCATTACATCACATAAGTAGTTTATATGTAGTCCTTGATCATCTCTGCATTCCATTACATCACACAGGTAGTTTATATGTAGTCCTTGATCATCTCTGCATTCCATTACATCACACAGGTAGTTTATATGTAGCCCTTGATCATCTCTACATTCCATTACATCACACAGGTAGTTTATATGTAGCCCTTGATCATCTCTACATTCCATTACATCACACAGGTAGTTTATATGTAGCCCTTGATCATTTCTGCTTCCATTACATCACACAGGTAGTTTATATGTAGCCCTTGATCATTTCTGCTTCCATTACATCACACAGGTAGTTTATATGTAGCCCTTGATCATCTCTACATTCCATTACATCACATAGGTAGTTTATATGTAGTCCTTGATCATCTCTACATTCCATTACATCACACAGGTAGTTTATATGTAGCCCTTGATCATTTCTGCTTCCATTCCATCACACAGGTAGTTTATATGTAGTCCTTGATCATCTCTACATTCCATTCCATCACACAGGTAGTTTATATGTAGCCCTTGATCATCTCTGCATTCCATTACATCACACAGGTAGTTTATATGTAGTCCTTGATCATCTCTACATTCCATTACATCACACAGGTAGTTTATATGTAGTCCTTGATCATCTCTACATTCCATTACATCACACAGGTAGTTTATATGTAGCCCTTGATCATCTCTACATTCCATTACATCACACAGGTAGTTTATATGTAGTCCTTGATCATCTCTACATTCCATTACATCACACAGGTAGTTTATATGTAGTCCTTGGACGACGGTGTCTTCTGTACGGGGGAGTTTTGTTTAGAGCCCCGGTACTCGGTCTGAACATTAACCTGCAGCATAAGGACCTTATCTTTGATATCAGCGAGAAAACATTTTCAATTGGTACACACCTTCGTAGGGTttgggttagtgttcccacatgGCCATATCTCAGTGTTACCAGTGAGTGTTTATGGAAGACAGACGGAAGACAGAGGAAACGTCTGTGTGGAATGGAAGACAGGGGAAACGGCTGTGTGGAATGGAAGACAGGGGAAACGGCTGTGTGGAATGGAAGACAGAGGAAACGGCTGTGTGGAATGGAAGACAGAGGAAACGGCTGTGTGGAATGGAAGACAGGGGAAACGGCTGTGTGGAATGGAAGACAGAGGAAACGACTGTGTGGAATGGAAGACAGAGGAAACGGCTGTGTGGAATGGAAGACAGAGGAAACGGCTGTGTGGAATGGAAGACAGGGGAAACGGCTGTGTGGAATGGAAGACAGAGGAAACGGCTGTGTGGAATGGAAGACAGAGGAAACGGCTGTGTGGAATGGAAGACAGAGGAAACGGCTGTGTGGAATGgaagacagaggaagacagaggaaacGGCTGTGTGGAATGgaagacagaggaagacagaggaaacGGCTGTGTGGAATGGAAGACAGGGGAAACGTCTGTGTGGAATGGAAGACAGAGGAAACGGCTGTGTGGAATGGAAGACAGAGGAAACGGCTGTGTGGAATGGAAGACAGAGGAAACGGCTGTGTGGAATGGAAGACAGAGGAAACGGCTGTGTGGAATGGAAGACAGAGGAAACGGCTGTGTGGAATGGAAGACAGAGGAAACGGCTGTGTGGAATGGAAGACAGAGGAAACGGCTGTGTGGAATGgaagacagaggaagacagaggaaacGGCTGTGTGGAATGGAaaacagaggaagacagaggaaacGGCTGTGTGGAATGGAAGACAGGGGAAACGTCTGTGTGGAATGGAAGACAGAGGAAACGGCTGTGTGGAATGgaagacagaggaagacagaggaaacGTCTGTGTGGAATGgaagacagaggaagacagaggaaacGGCTGTGTGGAATGgaagacagaggaagacagaggaaacGGCTGTGTGGAATGgaagacagaggaagacagaggaaacGGCTGTGTGGAATGgaagacagaggaagacagaggaaacGGCTGTGTGGAATGgaagacagaggaagacagaggaaacGTCTGTGTGGAATGgaagacagaggaagacagaggaaacGGCTGTGTGGAATGGAAGACAGAGGAAACGGCTGTGTGGAATGGAAGACAGAGGAAACGGCTGTGTGGAATGGAAGACAGAGGAAACGGCTGTGTGGAATGGAAGACAGAGGAAACGGCTGTGTGGAATGgaagacagaggaagacagaggaaacGGCTGAGTGGAATGgaagacagaggaagacagaggaaacGGCTGTGTGGAATGGAAGACAGGGGAAACGTCTGTGTGGAATGGAAGACAGAGGAAACGGCTGTGTGGAATGgaagacagaggaagacagaggaaacGTCTGTGTGGAATGgaagacagaggaagacagaggaaacGGCTGTGTGGAATGgaagacagaggaagacagaggaaacGGCTGTGTGGAATGGAAGACAGAGGAAACGGCTGTGTGGAATGgaagacagaggaagacagaggaaacGGCTGTGTGGAATGgaagacagaggaagacagaggaaacGTCTGTGTGGAATGgaagacagaggaagacagaggaaacGGCTGTGTGGAATGgaagacagaggaagacagaggaaacGGCTGTGTGGAATGgaagacagaggaagacagaggaaacGGCTGTGTGGAATGGAAGAAGGCCGCCAGAAATGTGATGTCACTGAAAAAAACACTGTTTTCTGCAACTGTGATGCAGCAGGTTAAAACAGTGGACAGGAAGTGTATATTTATTATGTTGATGCGATATGAAAGTTAAgggctttatgtttctagaatCGTATCACAATTGAGAATCGATTTGCGTTTAGATGCAGTATTTAGCTGTTTTGGTtgccagagccagtctacctctgaaaataacatacaAGGTCCTTGAACCGGTAACGGTAGGCTCCTTAAGAGTACATCGGGCGGCAGCCTACATGAACCTTTCCATTAACGTTCTCCTAGCAGCAGAATATTATGCTGGTAGCATAGCGTCGTTTAATACAGAGTACTGGTGAGTCCTTACTCCACCCACTCCGTTTACTGAAATGCAATACATTTGGGATGATTATGGGCTTGTAGAGAGAACTGTTCTTTCTACCTGTCTCAGCAAAAGTGGGGTGGGAAAGACTCAGTAGGGTCTCTACTAACCAAATATGTTTAGAGGGGGACTGTGTTGTACATATCCAGCAGCACTTcgttctccaccccctccagagaCCCGGATGCAATATACTGTAATAGACTGTacatgtgtaaccgatgtgaaatggctagctagttagcggtggtgcagcctttcagtcggttacgtcacttgctctgaaacctagaagtagtggcttttgtggagcgatgggtaacgatgcttcgtgggtgtcagttgttgatgtgtgcagagggtccctggttcgcgcccgtgtcggggcgaggggacagtctaaagttatactgttacacatgggaTACAAAAGCCAGCAGCAGGCCGTGCAACGCAGCCCCCTCCTATTTGCTTAGTAGACACCCTGCtgtgtattttctctctctctacagaacaATATTCTCAACATACCAGTGTCGACATTGTATTTTTTCATTGTTGTTAGCTTATatacatttgttatttttttatatttgttttgAAATGCGGGCTTTTATTTTTGAAGGTTAATATTACCATCCGAAAGTGACGTCGTAGTTTGTGCTGCTGGCAGAACAGTAGTAACCTTTCTCATTCCAGACAGTGAAGGCTCTAGTATATAAAGTCTCGATAGGCGTCTGCGAGAACTCATTTTAACACCGTTGTTCACAATATACTACGTGCTGTATTCTGTGCTGCTACTTTGTTCGTGAAAAGGTACAACATGGCAATGAAGTTGGCTTACTGGGATATTCGCGGGGTAAGGAATAATATCATTCTTTGTTTTTCTGCACGCAGTTGCACAGTTGGTATGAACAGCGTTTTTCCATTCATTGGTGTGCCTGTCGTGGTAGGTTATGGGAACGTTATATTTGGCGTGATTTCAAGCTGTTCGTATTAGTTGGATACAATTATTGTCATGCAGTGCACATGTCTAATTGTGTGAATCGAGACATTTCTATTGTGTTACATGTTCAAAGACTTGAATAGAAATGTGTGTTTATGTAACTATGAATTGCCGACTTGCAGCACGTGTTTACTTTGTTAAATTCTCAACCTGCTTGCctgaggatatttttttttaaatgtcacttAACTTGAAATTTGTTCAAACGTAATCGCCACTTGTCAGTATATCAGCTTGTCAACATGAAATCATTTAGAtttagctcacacacacacagctgctatTTAAATTTTCATAGTTTAGTCACAATGTCTCATCCATGATATGAGGACCTCTGGCAGAGAAGTTTGATATGTGCCATATATATTTTCTTTCTAAATAGCTTGCTCAGCCCATTCGTCTGCTCCTGGAGTACACTGACACTAAATATGAGGACAAGTTCTACACCTGCGGAGAAGGTAACATTTAGGGTTTTGTTTTTGTTGAATTCCTAAAGGGAAGAATATTAAGTTGAGAACATTCCGGTTCTAACTTTGTCTAACTGTCTCCTGTAGCTCCAAACTATGACAAAAGTTGCTGGTTTGATGAGAAGCACAAACTGGGCATGGACTTCCCCAACGTAAGTAGCCTAAGTATAATATGCTGAACAAACACACACCGCTGCTACCATACCGCCTGTGACTGTTGCCGTGTTTTCCCCTAGCTGCCGTATCTGGAGGACGGAGACAGGAAGATTGTCCAGAGCAATGCCATCATGAGATACATCGCACGCAGGCACAACCTCTGTACTGTCTGATATACTGCAATCAGGCCATTCAGGGAGACATTATTGCTCCAGTGCCACAACACagtactttacacacacacacacacacacacacacagctaggctATGACTAGACCATGGAGTTGCCATATCTCTATTCTAAGTTTTTAGTTGAGAATAAGTTTTTAGTTGAGAATATAAATGTTCTATTGTCTTGTGTGATTTTGTAGGTGGGGAGAGCGAAGACGAGAAGGTTCGTGTGGACACTCTGGAGAATCAGGCGATGGACTTCCGGAACGGATTTGTGATTATGTGCTACACAGACTTTGTAAGTGACGACACTTTGACTGGCTTCTTGAATATCATTCCGAAGACTCACTTGATAATTGGCGACCAATAGACTTTGTAAGTCACAGCCTTGGACATTGACCCATGACTCAAGACCAATTTCACCtcactatttatataaaaacTTTATGGACATTATGGACTTTCAGTTTGCACTGACCACTTCccttcttctttctttctttttaaatacagtaccagtcaaaagtttggacacacctactcattcaagggtttttattttttactattttctacattatagaatatatagtgaagacatcaaaatgatgaaataacacatggaatcatgtagtaaccaaaacagtgttgaaacaaattacagctttgcacactcttggcattctctcaaccagcttcatgaggtagtcacctggaatgcatttcaattaacaggtgtgccttgttagttaatttgtgggatttctttccttaatgcgtttgagccaatcagttgttgtgacaaggtaggggtgttatacagaagatagccatatttggtaaaagaccaagaacagctcaaataagcaaagagaaatgacagtccctcattactttaagacatgaaggtcagtcaatctggaaaattaagAACTTGGACAGTTTTttgtcaagtgcagtcgcaaaaaccaagcaCTATGATAACTGGCTCTCATGCAGACCATCA
Protein-coding regions in this window:
- the LOC139543105 gene encoding glutathione S-transferase Mu 3-like, translated to MAMKLAYWDIRGLAQPIRLLLEYTDTKYEDKFYTCGEAPNYDKSCWFDEKHKLGMDFPNLPYLEDGDRKIVQSNAIMRYIARRHNLCGESEDEKVRVDTLENQAMDFRNGFVIMCYTDFDKMKPGYTERLPGTLKQFSEFLGTRKWFAGDKITFVDFIMYELLDQHIMFDSKCLDDFKNLQELVDRFEALEKIAAYMKSSRFIKTPVNNKMAKWGNNKE